The Malus sylvestris chromosome 12, drMalSylv7.2, whole genome shotgun sequence genome contains a region encoding:
- the LOC126593894 gene encoding 60S ribosomal protein L12 — protein MPPKFDPSQVVDVYVRVTGGEVGAASSLAPKIGPLGLSPKKIGEDIAKETAKDWKGLRVTVKLTVQNRQAKVSVVPSAAALVIKALKEPERDRKKTKNIKHSGNISLDDVIEIAKVMRNRSMAKELAGTVKEILGTCVSVGCTVDGKDPKDLQQEIADGDVEIPLD, from the coding sequence ATGCCTCCCAAATTCGACCCTTCTCAGGTCGTCGATGTCTACGTCCGTGTCACCGGAGGCGAGGTCGGCGCCGCCAGTTCGCTCGCTCCCAAGATCGGTCCTTTGGGTCTCTCCCCCAAAAAGATCGGAGAAGATATCGCTAAAGAGACTGCCAAGGACTGGAAGGGCCTGAGAGTCACCGTCAAGCTCACCGTGCAGAATCGTCAGGCCAAGGTCTCCGTCGTCCCCTCCGCCGCAGCTCTCGTCATCAAGGCGTTGAAGGAGCCGGAGCGCGACAGGAAGAAGACTAAGAACATCAAGCACAGTGGGAACATTTCGTTGGACGACGTGATCGAGATTGCTAAGGTGATGAGGAACAGGTCCATGGCGAAGGAGTTGGCCGGGACCGTGAAGGAGATTCTGGGCACTTGCGTTTCTGTAGGGTGCACCGTAGATGGCAAGGACCCGAAGGATCTTCAGCAGGAGATTGCCGACGGTGATGTCGAAATTCCCTTGGACTGA